A region of Takifugu flavidus isolate HTHZ2018 chromosome 2, ASM371156v2, whole genome shotgun sequence DNA encodes the following proteins:
- the LOC130513581 gene encoding keratinocyte-associated protein 3, producing the protein MCSFGGDRGPRKLMKTGLTLILVGHINFILGAIVHGSVLRHISNPTDHITTEYTLANIISVTSGLLSIVTGIIAILMSRNLRLMKLQIGLAIGAFLNAVFSAACCVGLLLAISLTIAYDGQGLMLGCNDTDVPINARSPVSAKCPFDTTRIYDTTLALWIPCAVLSAFEAGLSAWCFVVGLGLRGLAPCVRNYIKEQFEEAAGESSPNQRLIKRHINPDA; encoded by the exons ATGTGCTCATTTG GTGGGGACAGAGGGCCGAGGAAGCTAATGAAAACTGGTCTGACACTCATCCTGGTCGGTCATATTAACTTCATCCTTGGCGCTATTGTCCACGGCAGTGTTCTACGCCACATTTCCAACCCCACTGATCACATCACCACCGAATACACGCTGGCCAATATCATTTCTGTCACCTCTGGGCTGCTG AGCATTGTCACTGGGATTATTGCCATCTTGATGTCAAGGAACCTTCGCCTGATGAAGCTG CAAATAGGACTCGCTATCGGCGCCTTCCTGAATGCTGTGTTCTCGGCGGCGTGCTGTGTTGGCCTCCTGTTGGCCATTAGTCTCACCATTGCCTATGACGGTCAGGGATTGATGCTGGGGTGCAACGACACAGACGTGCCCATCAACGCTAGGTCTCCTGTCAGTGCTAAATGTCCCTTTGATACGACGCGAATCTAT GACACCACCCTGGCCTTGTGGATCCCCTGTGCTGTCCTGTCAGCGTTTGAGGCTGGGCTGTCTGCCTGGTGCTTCGTTGTTGGCTTGGGTCTCAGAGGACTAGCGCCCTGTGTGAGGAACTACATCAAAGAAcag tttgaagaagcagctggggaGTCGTCACCCAACCAACGGCTGATTAAACGACACATAAACCCTGATGCCTGA